DNA sequence from the Streptomyces sp. NBC_01264 genome:
GGTCCGCACCACCCTCCCCGAGCCGTCGGCGACACCGGTTCCCGACCTGCTGCGGCGCGACTTCACCGCGCAGGCGCCGAACACGAAGTACGTGGGCGACATAACCTATCTCCCCGTCGGGAACGGCCGATTCCTGTATCTGGCAACGGTGTGGGACCTGTCATCGAAACGCCTGGCGGGCTGGTCGATCGCCGACCACATGCGCACCGAGCTGGTCACCGACGCGCTGAAGGCCGCGGCGGCGGCCCGGGGCGCCGGCGGCCTGCTCGGAGCGATCTTCCACAGCGATAACGGGGCGCAGTACGTCTCGAAGGAGTTCGCCCAGGTCTGCACCGACCTCGGCGTGGTCAGATCGCGCGGCGCGGTGGGCACAAGCGCGGACAACGCCGCCGCCGAATCGTTCAACGCGACCATGAAACGCGAGACCCTCCAGGGCAGGAAACGCTGGTCAGGAGCCCGCGATGCCCGTCTCGCGGTCTTCCGGTGGGCCACCCGCTACAACACCAGAAGAAGGCACTCCAGCATCGGCCAGATCAGCCCGAACGCCTTCGAACAACAATCAGCTACGCTGACCGCCGCCGCATGACAACCGGTGTCCACGATCTTGGGTCAGGGCCCATGGCGTAGTCGCTGGTCACAGGAGGGTCCGTATGCAGGGCAGGCATGGTCATCTGAGCCGGGAGCAGAAGCGGCTGGCGCTGAGGTTGCATGCGAAGGGGTGGCGGCTGGTCGATATCGCCCGTGAGGTCGGCTGCAGTGCGCCGATGGTCGGGATCATGGCCCGCGACCGTCGTCACCTCGAGGCGAAGCCGTTCGGCTGGGAGCCTCGTTCCGGCCATCTGACGATCGACGAGCGCGAGCACATCCTGCTCGCCGTCAACCGAGGTGACAGTCTCACAGCCATCGCCAGGCATCTGGGGCGGGCCGTGTCCACCGTCAGCCGGGAGGTCAATCGGGGCGGGGGCCGAGCCGGCTACTCCGCGTGGCGCGCGCATGAACGGGCCCGGGAGCAGGCGCGACGTCCCAAGCCGTTCAAGCTCGCCGCGGGCCGGCTGCTCACGGAGGTCGCCAGGAGGCTCGAGGAGCTATGGTCACCGCAGGAGATCGCTGCGCGTCTGCGGCTGGAACATCCCGGCGACCCGGAGATGCAAGTGAGTCACGAGACGGTCTACCGGTCGCTGTTCGTGCAGGGCCGGGGCGAGCTGCGCCGCGAGCTGGCACGCTGCCTGCGTTCTGGACGAACGACCCGCAAAACCCGGGGAACGACTGACGGCCGGGGACGGATCCCCGGTATGACGATGATCAGCGAACGTCCCGCCGAGGCCGAGGACCGGGCAGTGCCAGGGCACTGGGAAGGTGACCTGATCCTCGGTGAGGGCAGCCGCAGTGCCGTCGGTACGCTCGTCGAGCGCTCCACCCGTATGACCCTGCTGCTGCACCTGCCGGACGGCAAGAGCGCCGAACAGGTCGAAGCTGCCATGCGAAAGGCCATCACCGCACTGCCGACATCACTGGCCCGGACGGTCACCTGGGACCAGGGCGCCGAGATGGCCAGGCATGCCGAGTTCACAACGGCCACCGGGATCCCGATCTACTTCTGCGATCCCCACTCACCCTGGCAACGCGGCAGCAACGCGAACACAAACGGACTCCTGCGCCAGTACCTGCCCAAGGGCAGCGACCTGAGCGCCGTCAGCCGCGATGAGCTCACCGCGATCCAGGACAGCCTCAACAACCGCCCCCGCAAGACACTCGGCTATCTGACACCATCAGAGAAGTTCACAGAACTCCTTGCGGCCACCGGTTGAATCCGCCCATCCTCAAGGCCGCGGCGAGTTTCTTCGCGGCCGAGCTCGACCGGCCACACCTGCGCTCGTAGCGTTCATCGACGAGCACCGGGACCGCTTCGGCGGTGTCGAGCCGATCTGCCGCGGGTGCTGTCACGTTGTCGGTGGTGTGATCTCTGGGGGCGTGAGGAAGCCGTCGGCGGCTGGTTGTTCAGGCCGCGGCGGGCATGCCGGCGGCGCCGGTGATCTGGTTCCAGATGGTGAAGCGGACGGTCATTTCGAGGCGGTGGCGGCGGGCGGTGATGAGGTGGCGTCCGGTCCGGAAGTGGGGCGAGATCCCGGTGAACGCGGACACGAACCGCTGCGCCCCGCCGACGCTGCGGAAGCCTTTCATCGCGCGTTCGCGCTGCCGGGTGGGCTGGTG
Encoded proteins:
- a CDS encoding IS30 family transposase, with the protein product MQGRHGHLSREQKRLALRLHAKGWRLVDIAREVGCSAPMVGIMARDRRHLEAKPFGWEPRSGHLTIDEREHILLAVNRGDSLTAIARHLGRAVSTVSREVNRGGGRAGYSAWRAHERAREQARRPKPFKLAAGRLLTEVARRLEELWSPQEIAARLRLEHPGDPEMQVSHETVYRSLFVQGRGELRRELARCLRSGRTTRKTRGTTDGRGRIPGMTMISERPAEAEDRAVPGHWEGDLILGEGSRSAVGTLVERSTRMTLLLHLPDGKSAEQVEAAMRKAITALPTSLARTVTWDQGAEMARHAEFTTATGIPIYFCDPHSPWQRGSNANTNGLLRQYLPKGSDLSAVSRDELTAIQDSLNNRPRKTLGYLTPSEKFTELLAATG